In a genomic window of Deltaproteobacteria bacterium:
- a CDS encoding TerC family protein, which produces MNTLLVWTLFHIFILALLAFDLGLLQRGPNGMSVRGALWASLGYIVLALLFGAGVFYFRGTQAGYEFLTGYFIEKSLSVDNIFVFLLIFLHFSVPKASQRKVLLWGVLGALVMRAVLIGVGASAIATFHWLLYVFGLILVASGIKMLVTINQEPDMSGNRIVRFMRRNFRVTEEFEGDKFWVRRDGLLFMTPLFMVLVVVETSDVIFALDSIPAILAISTDTFIVYSSNVFAILGLRALYFALAGVIHRFHYLKYGLSLVLILVGVKMLVNTFFDGKIISTETALLATAAIIGGSMLYSVYRTRQATADEARAATHWWIPGSPARTEDGARPEENSGPR; this is translated from the coding sequence ATGAACACCCTGCTCGTGTGGACCCTGTTTCATATTTTCATCCTGGCCCTACTCGCCTTCGATCTGGGCCTGCTCCAACGCGGCCCAAACGGCATGAGCGTACGCGGCGCCCTGTGGGCCAGTTTGGGCTATATCGTCCTGGCCCTGCTCTTTGGGGCCGGCGTCTTCTATTTCCGGGGCACTCAGGCCGGATATGAATTCCTGACCGGCTACTTCATCGAAAAAAGTCTGAGCGTGGACAATATCTTCGTCTTTCTGCTCATTTTCCTGCACTTTTCCGTGCCCAAGGCCAGCCAGCGCAAAGTCCTGCTCTGGGGCGTGCTCGGGGCCCTGGTCATGCGCGCCGTGCTCATCGGAGTCGGAGCCAGCGCCATCGCCACCTTTCACTGGCTGCTCTACGTGTTCGGCCTGATCCTCGTCGCCTCTGGCATCAAGATGCTCGTGACCATCAACCAGGAACCCGACATGTCCGGCAACCGCATCGTCCGCTTCATGCGCCGGAATTTCCGCGTGACCGAGGAATTCGAGGGCGACAAGTTCTGGGTCCGGCGCGACGGCCTGCTCTTCATGACCCCGCTGTTCATGGTCCTGGTCGTGGTCGAGACCTCGGACGTCATCTTCGCCCTGGACTCCATCCCGGCCATTCTGGCCATCAGCACGGACACCTTCATCGTCTATTCATCCAACGTCTTCGCCATTCTCGGGCTGCGCGCCCTGTACTTCGCCCTGGCCGGAGTCATCCACCGTTTCCATTATCTCAAATACGGGCTGTCCCTGGTCCTGATCCTGGTGGGCGTGAAGATGCTCGTGAACACCTTTTTCGATGGGAAAATCATCTCCACGGAAACGGCCCTGCTGGCCACGGCCGCCATTATCGGGGGCTCCATGCTCTATTCCGTGTACCGGACCCGGCAGGCCACGGCGGACGAGGCCCGTGCCGCGACCCACTGGTGGATTCCGGGCTCACCGGCCCGGACGGAAGACGGGGCGAGGCCGGAAGAGAACTCCGGCCCGCGCTAG
- a CDS encoding DUF2238 domain-containing protein, with the protein MNWFRNIPHGRYLFVLTCLFTLEFLALAMDPFDRKDWLLENVLVVVALGALWATARKFPLSRISYTLIFIFLCIHEIGSHYTYAEVPYDQWFSAAFGSTFNALVGWERNNFDRIVHFLYGLLLAYPLREIYFRIADAEGFWGYFLPLDFTMSTSMLYELIEWAAAEFFGGELGAAYLGTQGDVWDAHKDMLLASVGALVALLVTLGLNMWLQKDFAREWSRSLEIKHPAPLGEDEIARLLDEKSRDGSVNP; encoded by the coding sequence ATGAACTGGTTTCGAAACATTCCCCATGGAAGGTATCTGTTTGTCCTGACCTGCCTTTTCACGCTGGAATTTCTGGCTCTGGCCATGGACCCGTTTGACCGCAAGGATTGGCTGTTGGAGAACGTCCTTGTTGTCGTGGCTCTGGGGGCGCTGTGGGCAACGGCCAGGAAATTCCCCTTGTCCCGCATTTCCTACACGCTTATCTTTATTTTTTTGTGCATCCACGAGATCGGTTCGCACTACACCTACGCCGAGGTTCCCTACGACCAGTGGTTTTCGGCGGCCTTCGGCTCGACGTTCAACGCCCTGGTGGGTTGGGAGCGCAACAATTTCGACCGCATCGTCCATTTCCTGTACGGCCTGCTCCTGGCCTATCCCCTCCGCGAGATTTATTTCCGGATCGCGGACGCCGAAGGGTTCTGGGGGTATTTTCTGCCCCTGGATTTCACCATGTCCACGTCCATGCTCTATGAACTCATCGAATGGGCGGCGGCCGAATTTTTCGGGGGCGAGCTTGGCGCGGCCTATCTGGGTACCCAGGGCGATGTCTGGGACGCGCACAAGGACATGCTTTTGGCCAGCGTCGGAGCGCTGGTGGCCCTGCTGGTGACCCTGGGCCTGAATATGTGGCTGCAAAAAGATTTTGCCCGTGAATGGTCGCGCAGCCTGGAGATCAAGCATCCCGCGCCCTTGGGCGAGGACGAAATCGCCCGGCTCCTGGACGAAAAGAGCCGGGACGGGTCCGTCAATCCCTGA